The following proteins come from a genomic window of Brevibacillus antibioticus:
- a CDS encoding serine hydrolase, whose product MKMFSKLQTLMATVLVTTMSVSLVSGVVSPTKVFASSVSGPDDPREVEQFVDEFFNQSEIKNNMAGATFVVVKGDKVLFKKGYGYADVEKKIPVDPDRTVFRVASVSKVITATAVMQLAEQGKIDLNKDVSAYMGGARIPNKTGTPLTMKHLLTNSTGFDFGDTSDGSTIDLQREVSLKKYVMDNLPNVIRKPGEFYRYDNLGFTIQGYVVEQVAGKPFGEYVQERIFKPLGMENSDFRLTPSIVKELAVPYNIIGQPIPTYAMVPTELPDGGMLSTGSDMAKFMIAHLHKGKLGNATIMEEETAAEMHRPHLSVHPKLNNMALGFEYANQQNYNGHYVIEKGGDLQGYHTGMWLIPEEKVGVFVTVNKDFEIRMPLIKAFMDHYYPKNKQKRGAFELAKQELTKFEGTYSDLRNRMWTTRIRAEGGKLIVKDSLGEHVLYEVEPLLFQDEQGSKAGFKLNDHGDVQAFYYELKSDSWAEKMPEPQRYQDVENDHPYASYIYHLRQIGVFADMEGDNRFSPEQQITKGEFVGWFIKWSGIAPSKHKPIYTDLSGNKYAREIQAAYELGLLKASADGKFYPNGPLTRQEAATIVWRMAFGYFHAEPKKAKLSGRTDAWALEGVHFVVAKGLYGPEVVKGRDGSVDYKSEQLMVRKEAAALLSRFADQLF is encoded by the coding sequence ATGAAAATGTTTTCGAAGTTACAGACATTAATGGCGACTGTACTTGTAACTACTATGAGCGTCAGCCTTGTAAGCGGAGTTGTTTCTCCCACCAAAGTGTTCGCATCTTCTGTATCTGGGCCGGATGATCCGAGAGAGGTAGAGCAATTTGTAGATGAATTTTTTAACCAGTCAGAAATTAAGAACAACATGGCAGGAGCTACGTTTGTAGTTGTAAAAGGAGACAAGGTTCTTTTTAAAAAAGGGTATGGATATGCGGATGTAGAGAAGAAGATTCCGGTCGATCCTGATCGGACTGTATTCCGGGTAGCGTCAGTATCCAAGGTTATTACAGCTACAGCCGTTATGCAATTGGCGGAGCAAGGAAAAATAGATTTGAACAAAGATGTATCCGCATATATGGGGGGTGCCCGGATTCCGAATAAGACAGGCACTCCTCTTACAATGAAACATCTGTTAACGAACTCCACTGGATTTGACTTTGGAGACACTTCTGACGGTTCAACAATCGACTTGCAACGGGAGGTTTCTTTAAAGAAATACGTTATGGACAATCTCCCAAATGTCATTCGCAAGCCAGGAGAGTTTTACAGATATGACAACCTCGGCTTCACCATTCAAGGTTATGTTGTAGAACAAGTAGCAGGAAAACCATTTGGTGAATACGTGCAGGAACGCATCTTTAAGCCACTTGGCATGGAAAATAGTGATTTTCGACTTACACCCTCAATAGTCAAAGAGTTGGCTGTACCTTATAATATTATCGGACAGCCGATCCCGACTTATGCAATGGTACCAACTGAGCTTCCTGATGGTGGAATGCTCTCAACTGGTTCTGATATGGCTAAATTCATGATTGCTCATCTCCATAAAGGAAAGCTTGGGAATGCGACGATTATGGAAGAAGAAACGGCGGCAGAAATGCACAGACCTCATCTTTCCGTGCATCCAAAGCTGAATAACATGGCGCTTGGTTTCGAATATGCCAACCAGCAAAATTACAATGGACATTATGTTATTGAAAAAGGAGGGGATTTACAAGGATACCATACCGGGATGTGGTTGATCCCGGAAGAAAAAGTGGGAGTATTTGTTACAGTCAATAAGGACTTCGAAATTCGTATGCCTCTGATTAAAGCGTTTATGGATCATTACTACCCGAAAAATAAGCAGAAAAGGGGAGCGTTTGAGTTAGCGAAACAAGAACTCACGAAGTTTGAAGGGACATACAGCGATTTGCGAAACCGGATGTGGACGACTCGTATACGTGCTGAAGGCGGCAAACTCATTGTAAAAGACTCGCTGGGAGAACATGTCCTATATGAGGTGGAGCCACTCTTATTCCAGGATGAACAAGGTAGTAAAGCTGGTTTTAAGCTGAACGATCACGGAGATGTGCAGGCTTTCTATTACGAGTTAAAATCAGATAGTTGGGCAGAAAAAATGCCTGAGCCTCAACGTTATCAGGATGTGGAGAATGACCATCCATATGCGTCCTATATTTATCACCTGAGACAGATCGGTGTCTTTGCTGATATGGAAGGAGACAATCGCTTTTCGCCCGAACAACAGATAACAAAAGGAGAGTTTGTTGGCTGGTTCATCAAGTGGAGTGGCATTGCCCCATCAAAGCATAAACCGATTTACACGGATCTTTCAGGTAACAAGTATGCGCGGGAAATTCAAGCAGCTTACGAGTTAGGTTTACTAAAAGCATCTGCTGATGGCAAATTTTATCCGAACGGGCCATTGACGCGTCAAGAAGCAGCAACCATCGTATGGCGCATGGCATTTGGCTATTTTCATGCAGAGCCGAAAAAAGCCAAGTTGAGTGGTAGGACAGATGCTTGGGCTTTAGAGGGAGTCCATTTCGTAGTGGCAAAAGGATTATACGGACCAGAAGTGGTGAAAGGCAGAGATGGTAGTGTCGATTATAAATCAGAGCAGCTGATGGTAAGGAAAGAAGCGGCTGCGTTACTATCTCGGTTCGCAGACCAATTATTTTAG
- the catA gene encoding type A chloramphenicol O-acetyltransferase: MKFQRIDVNNWSRRSYFEHYLNRVNCTFSMTANIDISGLLPALRQKGLKLYPAFLYMVTNVVNAHREFRTSFHADGELGYWESMIPSYTFFHQDDQTFSTMWTEFADEFPVFYQNYVADMKQYGDNKGLVAKELEPPYTFPVSCIPWVSFRGFNLNISGDGRYLLPIITSGKYFEQEGKTLLPVSLQVHHAVCDGYHASLFINDLQKWATNYKEWLDVE, from the coding sequence ATGAAATTTCAGCGAATCGATGTAAATAATTGGAGCAGAAGGTCTTATTTCGAGCATTATCTGAACCGAGTGAATTGCACCTTCAGTATGACAGCCAACATTGATATATCGGGATTGCTCCCCGCTCTACGGCAAAAGGGGTTGAAGCTGTACCCGGCTTTTCTGTACATGGTGACAAACGTTGTCAATGCGCACCGCGAATTTCGGACTTCCTTTCATGCAGATGGAGAGCTGGGCTACTGGGAGAGCATGATACCCAGCTATACTTTTTTTCACCAGGACGATCAAACGTTTTCTACGATGTGGACGGAATTCGCTGACGAGTTCCCTGTGTTTTATCAAAATTACGTAGCGGATATGAAACAGTACGGGGACAACAAAGGTCTTGTGGCGAAAGAACTGGAACCGCCTTATACTTTCCCTGTCTCGTGTATTCCCTGGGTTAGCTTCAGGGGGTTTAATCTGAATATTTCGGGAGATGGGCGGTATTTGCTGCCAATCATTACAAGTGGAAAGTATTTCGAGCAAGAAGGTAAAACGTTATTGCCTGTTTCTTTACAGGTCCATCATGCGGTTTGTGATGGATATCACGCCAGTCTGTTCATCAATGATTTGCAAAAATGGGCAACAAATTACAAGGAATGGTTAGATGTCGAGTGA
- a CDS encoding response regulator transcription factor has translation MEGSTIKTILIIDDEAQIRELLSIYLKNYGFATYEAGNGVDALAVFSNVQIDLVIADIMMPMMDGYELLKKMRHISEVPFLFLSAKSDDMDKIMGLQFGADDYVGKPFNPIEVVSRVQALFRRMDVFSKSEKQNHEIIQFGDVMLDLKSCKLYKNGQQKEVTSYEFKILSLLMKQAGRVFTKASIYEHVWGQEYIGDENLIMVYISKLREKIEDNPRKPVYLITIRGLGYRFEKK, from the coding sequence ATGGAGGGAAGTACAATCAAAACGATACTGATCATCGACGATGAAGCACAAATTCGTGAACTACTCAGTATTTATTTGAAAAATTACGGGTTTGCTACTTATGAAGCAGGTAATGGGGTTGATGCGCTGGCTGTATTCTCAAACGTGCAAATCGATCTGGTTATAGCTGATATTATGATGCCGATGATGGATGGATACGAGTTATTAAAAAAGATGCGACATATTTCCGAAGTTCCGTTTTTGTTTTTGTCCGCGAAATCGGATGATATGGATAAAATTATGGGACTGCAGTTTGGAGCTGACGACTATGTGGGGAAGCCTTTTAACCCCATAGAAGTCGTCAGCAGAGTTCAAGCGTTATTCAGAAGAATGGATGTATTCTCCAAAAGTGAAAAGCAGAACCATGAAATCATACAATTTGGCGATGTCATGCTCGATTTGAAGAGCTGTAAGCTGTACAAAAATGGACAGCAGAAAGAGGTGACATCGTACGAGTTCAAGATTTTGTCTTTACTGATGAAGCAAGCGGGTAGAGTTTTTACAAAAGCGTCCATTTACGAGCATGTTTGGGGGCAGGAATACATAGGGGATGAAAACCTGATCATGGTCTATATCAGCAAACTCAGGGAGAAGATTGAGGATAACCCAAGAAAGCCCGTTTATCTTATTACGATCAGGGGGTTAGGCTACCGTTTTGAAAAAAAATGA
- the htpG gene encoding molecular chaperone HtpG codes for MEKKQFQAESTRLLEMMIHSIYTQKEIFLRELISNSSDAIDKMYYKSLVDDQLVFDKENYYIKVAVNKDTRTLTLTDTGIGMTQDELENNLGVIAKSGSLAFKKENDAKDGYNIIGQFGVGFYSAFMVADKVTVISKALSSDTGYKWESSGADGYTIEPYQKDSVGTEIILEIKENTEEENYDEFLEEYRLKAIIKKYSDFIRYPIKMDVTQHKPKEGSENEYEQVTEEQIVNSMVPIWRKNKSELVTEDYEQFYASKHYGFDKPLGHIHINADGAVVYQAILYIPESMPFDYYSKEYEKGLELYANGVLIMNKCADLLPDYFSFVKGMVDSESLSLNISREMLQHDRQLKLIAKNITSKIKSQLQSLLKTEREKYELFYKSFGRQLKYGMYSDYGMHKETLQDLLMFYSSKEKKLVTLEEYVERMPEDQKYIYYASGESIERIEKLPQTELVSEKGYEILYFTDDVDEFAIKMLMNYKEKEFKSVSSGDLGIEPGEEEKAAEAENENNKELFDYMASLLEGKVKAVKASKRLKSHPVCLSTEGEVTIEMEKILNAMPNNSNVKADKVLEINVNHAVFQSLKGAFDTDKEKVNLYTALLYNQALLIEGLPIQDPVEFTNDICKVMV; via the coding sequence ATGGAAAAAAAGCAGTTTCAAGCAGAATCTACACGTCTGTTGGAAATGATGATCCATTCTATTTACACACAAAAGGAAATCTTTTTGCGAGAGTTGATTTCCAATTCGAGTGACGCGATTGACAAAATGTACTACAAGTCGCTTGTCGATGATCAATTGGTGTTCGATAAAGAGAACTATTACATCAAAGTAGCAGTTAACAAAGACACCAGAACTTTGACCCTGACAGATACCGGGATCGGCATGACGCAGGATGAACTGGAAAATAATCTGGGTGTCATTGCGAAAAGCGGTTCGTTGGCGTTCAAAAAAGAAAACGACGCAAAGGATGGCTACAACATCATCGGTCAATTCGGCGTAGGTTTCTACTCGGCTTTCATGGTTGCCGACAAGGTTACGGTCATCAGTAAAGCTCTGAGCAGCGACACAGGGTACAAATGGGAGTCCAGCGGTGCGGATGGCTACACGATTGAGCCTTATCAAAAAGATTCCGTCGGGACCGAAATCATTCTCGAAATCAAGGAAAATACAGAAGAAGAGAACTACGACGAGTTTTTGGAGGAGTACCGTTTAAAAGCGATTATCAAAAAGTACTCTGACTTCATTCGTTACCCGATTAAAATGGACGTTACGCAGCATAAGCCAAAAGAGGGCAGCGAAAACGAGTACGAACAAGTGACGGAAGAACAAATCGTGAACAGCATGGTTCCGATTTGGCGAAAAAATAAAAGCGAGCTTGTGACTGAGGATTACGAGCAGTTTTATGCGAGTAAGCATTACGGCTTCGACAAGCCGCTGGGGCACATCCACATCAATGCAGATGGAGCCGTTGTCTATCAGGCGATTTTGTACATCCCGGAGAGCATGCCGTTTGATTACTACTCGAAGGAGTACGAAAAAGGTCTGGAGCTGTATGCGAACGGTGTACTCATCATGAACAAATGCGCGGACCTGCTTCCAGACTACTTCAGCTTTGTTAAAGGGATGGTTGACTCCGAGAGCCTGTCGCTCAACATTTCTCGTGAGATGCTCCAGCATGACCGTCAATTGAAGCTAATTGCGAAAAACATCACGAGCAAAATCAAAAGCCAGCTGCAAAGCTTGCTGAAAACAGAGCGGGAAAAATACGAGCTGTTCTACAAGTCGTTTGGCAGACAGCTAAAATACGGCATGTACAGCGACTACGGAATGCATAAAGAAACACTGCAAGACCTGTTGATGTTCTACTCTTCCAAAGAGAAGAAGCTGGTGACGCTAGAAGAGTACGTAGAGAGAATGCCAGAAGATCAAAAGTACATCTACTACGCATCCGGCGAGTCGATCGAGCGAATCGAAAAGCTGCCGCAAACAGAGCTCGTATCCGAGAAAGGTTACGAAATCCTGTACTTCACAGATGATGTCGATGAGTTCGCGATCAAAATGTTGATGAACTACAAGGAAAAGGAATTCAAATCCGTATCGAGCGGGGATTTGGGAATCGAACCGGGCGAAGAAGAAAAAGCTGCCGAAGCCGAAAACGAAAACAACAAAGAGCTGTTCGACTATATGGCATCGCTGCTCGAAGGAAAAGTCAAAGCCGTCAAAGCTTCCAAACGCTTGAAGTCACACCCTGTCTGCTTGTCGACAGAGGGTGAAGTAACGATTGAAATGGAAAAAATCTTGAATGCGATGCCAAACAATTCGAATGTGAAGGCAGACAAGGTACTGGAGATCAATGTGAACCATGCGGTGTTCCAGTCGTTGAAGGGTGCATTTGACACAGACAAGGAAAAGGTCAATTTGTATACGGCACTTCTGTACAATCAGGCTCTCTTGATCGAAGGCTTGCCGATTCAAGACCCGGTAGAGTTTACGAACGACATTTGCAAAGTTATGGTGTAA
- a CDS encoding S-layer homology domain-containing protein — MKNIILCLALFVSILFSTPVPVQASQFSDIPDGHWARESVDFMVKKGVLSGYSNGAFRPNEAIDRAELTVMFHKLFNKLRPNLNPSIPEMKIQKFEDVPKNHWAYQPLMEMYDADSFGVVDWHWDKVYIYPEKKVTRWDAMYFFQSFVGEQMYQMPDDQVLPILVGIDDITVQSFDSTGYSTRSPGSLAIDKIDDGEYTISYSYLDTGELIFANGDIDTLKAYALAWLVGNDIMSTWENQLEIHDPLTRAEAVVMLQRIYNVLLADGSLSTYTSK; from the coding sequence ATGAAAAATATCATTTTATGCTTGGCTCTTTTCGTTTCTATTCTTTTTTCAACTCCCGTGCCTGTACAAGCCAGTCAGTTCAGCGATATCCCCGATGGACATTGGGCTCGGGAATCGGTTGATTTCATGGTGAAAAAAGGTGTTTTAAGCGGCTATTCCAATGGAGCCTTCAGACCGAATGAGGCGATTGACAGAGCCGAGCTCACCGTTATGTTTCATAAGCTGTTTAATAAGCTTCGTCCGAATCTCAACCCATCAATCCCAGAAATGAAAATACAGAAGTTTGAAGATGTCCCGAAAAATCATTGGGCCTATCAACCATTAATGGAGATGTACGATGCAGACTCATTTGGTGTTGTTGACTGGCATTGGGACAAAGTTTACATCTATCCCGAAAAAAAGGTAACACGCTGGGATGCTATGTACTTCTTCCAATCGTTTGTTGGTGAACAGATGTATCAAATGCCCGACGATCAAGTCTTGCCAATACTTGTGGGAATTGACGACATTACCGTACAGTCGTTTGATTCAACTGGGTACTCAACGCGTTCTCCTGGTTCACTTGCTATAGATAAAATTGATGACGGCGAATACACGATTAGCTATAGCTACCTCGACACTGGAGAACTCATATTTGCCAACGGTGACATTGACACATTAAAAGCATATGCACTCGCATGGCTCGTCGGCAACGACATCATGAGTACGTGGGAAAACCAATTGGAAATACACGATCCACTCACGCGAGCGGAGGCAGTGGTGATGCTGCAGCGTATTTACAATGTCTTATTGGCAGACGGTTCTCTATCAACTTATACGAGTAAATAA
- a CDS encoding cyclase family protein, translated as MANELIQAITLLKQKEWVDLTHTFGPESPHFHAFDAAEFQTLFTHDDGFFAQRFSFPGQYGTHLDAPIHFVRNKRYLDEIELKELVLPLVVIDKSKEAEANNDYSLSVEDILHFESQHGQIESGSFVALRTDWSKRWPDVEAFNNKDADGNNHAPGWSLEALKFLFEERQIKAVGHETFDTDATIDYRKNGALLGEYFVLDQDTYQVELLKNLDKLPAKGAVIVNITPKPEKASGFPVRSFAILP; from the coding sequence ATGGCAAACGAGCTGATTCAAGCAATTACCCTGTTAAAACAAAAAGAGTGGGTGGATCTCACGCACACATTCGGTCCGGAATCTCCGCACTTCCACGCCTTTGACGCCGCCGAATTCCAAACGCTGTTCACGCATGACGACGGCTTCTTTGCCCAGCGCTTCTCTTTTCCTGGACAGTATGGTACCCACTTGGATGCACCGATTCACTTTGTGCGCAACAAGCGTTACTTGGACGAGATCGAACTGAAAGAACTCGTATTGCCACTCGTCGTCATCGACAAATCAAAAGAAGCCGAAGCCAACAACGACTACTCACTTTCCGTGGAAGACATCCTGCATTTCGAGTCCCAACATGGTCAAATCGAGAGCGGCTCCTTCGTCGCCTTACGCACAGATTGGAGCAAGCGATGGCCAGACGTGGAGGCCTTCAACAATAAGGATGCAGATGGCAACAATCACGCACCTGGATGGTCTTTGGAGGCTTTGAAATTTTTGTTCGAGGAAAGACAAATCAAAGCAGTCGGACACGAAACCTTCGATACAGATGCGACGATCGATTACCGAAAAAACGGAGCGCTCTTGGGCGAATATTTTGTGCTCGATCAAGACACCTATCAAGTAGAACTGCTCAAAAATCTCGATAAGCTTCCGGCAAAAGGTGCTGTCATTGTAAACATAACACCCAAGCCTGAAAAAGCCTCCGGGTTTCCGGTTCGCTCGTTTGCGATTTTGCCATAA
- a CDS encoding VOC family protein: MTKELWINLPVKDLEKSKSFFAALGFSFHPRHENSKDVAGLVIGEKQMLIMLFPEATFQSFTQNELADTKRGTEVLFSIDAGSREEVDELVRQVVEAGGTVFSEPREHGPGMYGAGFADLDGHRWNVLYMDMSKM; encoded by the coding sequence ATGACAAAAGAGCTTTGGATCAATTTGCCCGTTAAGGACCTCGAAAAGTCCAAATCGTTTTTTGCCGCACTCGGATTCTCTTTTCATCCTCGCCATGAGAATAGCAAAGATGTAGCGGGCTTGGTTATCGGCGAAAAACAGATGCTGATTATGCTGTTCCCAGAGGCTACCTTCCAATCGTTTACCCAAAATGAGCTGGCGGATACGAAGCGAGGAACGGAAGTGTTGTTTTCGATCGATGCCGGGAGCAGAGAAGAAGTGGATGAATTGGTACGTCAGGTGGTAGAGGCTGGAGGCACTGTTTTCAGTGAGCCTCGGGAGCATGGTCCGGGAATGTATGGGGCAGGCTTCGCTGATTTGGATGGTCACCGATGGAATGTGCTGTATATGGATATGAGCAAAATGTAG
- a CDS encoding HAMP domain-containing sensor histidine kinase codes for MKKNESIPDKRPLKQLFFRHYVVISGLFLCVIMVALFGTDLLMDNYFNKTPDLTQVDGSKIYQYPFEKIDGRLLDEYGGWFEIVDESGTVIYVKGNKEDNIMTYSDGMLYAKVDIMRNDDSIFYHAYRAQGPEGENYVLLWKFPERSEIISLTLGILLALFVVLLFIALYFYTRYSVLQMKKPLRQIVEGIKEMEGFNYQKRLTFSAEMEFAEIREAFNGMAERLQQTSAEKEAVANNKRDMLLHLSHDLKTPITSVFGYSQLLLDRPDLEEEQRRQYVQYINDKSSYMAHLIQNLFELAKLEDQHVRLDQEKVNISKWFMQLVAEFYPEIEDRGFQLEVKIPEEPLFVMLDKMHMNRVITNLIGNSLKHNPQGTQLFVSCEKIEAGVVLWLGDNGIGVQENVREHIFDEFIKGSNPVKDSTGLGLAICKKIITLHRGTIHLERNQRYTTLFKITLPLE; via the coding sequence TTGAAAAAAAATGAGAGCATCCCCGACAAGCGGCCGTTAAAACAACTGTTTTTTCGGCATTATGTTGTGATAAGCGGTTTGTTCTTGTGTGTGATTATGGTTGCTCTTTTTGGGACAGACCTGTTGATGGACAACTATTTTAATAAAACGCCCGATTTGACCCAAGTGGATGGGAGTAAAATATACCAGTACCCTTTTGAAAAGATTGATGGTCGGTTGTTAGACGAGTACGGCGGCTGGTTCGAGATCGTGGATGAATCGGGGACAGTCATCTATGTAAAAGGCAACAAGGAAGACAATATCATGACATATAGCGATGGAATGCTGTACGCTAAAGTGGACATAATGCGAAATGATGATTCAATTTTCTACCATGCCTATCGAGCGCAAGGGCCAGAAGGTGAAAACTATGTTCTGTTATGGAAATTTCCTGAGCGGTCGGAAATTATATCATTGACGCTTGGAATCTTACTAGCGTTGTTTGTCGTTCTGTTGTTCATCGCCCTTTATTTCTACACCCGGTACTCCGTCTTGCAGATGAAGAAGCCTCTCCGGCAAATTGTAGAGGGCATTAAAGAAATGGAAGGCTTCAATTATCAGAAAAGGCTTACATTTTCGGCTGAAATGGAATTTGCAGAAATCCGTGAAGCGTTTAACGGAATGGCAGAACGACTACAGCAGACCTCTGCAGAGAAAGAAGCGGTAGCGAACAACAAAAGAGACATGCTGCTGCATTTGTCTCATGATCTGAAAACGCCGATTACCTCTGTATTCGGTTATTCTCAGTTGTTGCTGGATAGGCCGGACCTAGAAGAAGAACAAAGGCGTCAGTATGTTCAATATATTAACGACAAATCGTCTTATATGGCCCATTTGATTCAAAATTTGTTCGAACTGGCAAAGCTGGAAGACCAGCACGTGAGACTGGATCAAGAAAAGGTGAATATTAGTAAGTGGTTTATGCAGCTTGTTGCGGAATTTTATCCGGAAATAGAAGATAGGGGATTTCAGTTAGAAGTGAAAATTCCAGAGGAGCCGCTGTTTGTCATGCTCGACAAAATGCATATGAACCGCGTTATTACGAATTTGATCGGTAACTCACTAAAACATAATCCGCAGGGAACTCAGCTATTCGTTTCATGCGAGAAAATAGAAGCCGGCGTTGTTCTGTGGTTAGGTGATAACGGTATTGGTGTTCAGGAGAATGTCAGAGAACACATTTTTGACGAGTTCATAAAAGGGAGTAATCCTGTGAAAGATAGCACAGGACTCGGCCTAGCCATTTGTAAAAAAATTATAACGTTACATCGGGGTACAATTCATTTGGAAAGGAATCAACGGTATACGACGCTATTTAAAATAACGTTGCCTCTTGAATGA
- a CDS encoding GNAT family N-acetyltransferase: MYFIPFTDELVSEAGQLLSKRHRQDREILSVLPSECEDENYATHAVKTIWSKPNSSGVAAIEDGKVIGYLIGQKIENPLRDRHVWMNLEGHAISRNTTFELYRDLYSEASQRWVDEGYFSHFALIPASQPELLHSWFRLGFGFEQTHALLSLLDRESPLPLSIPEVEIRLASPEDRSLVEDIANIIRTHQNKAPVFSYSLRDDPQELRKGYAGLLDDHDVAFWIALKDGKIVSFQGYFPLDKSDHNLNVPDRCVELGVAGTLAQYRGQGINYALTLHGLAHAKKKGFVSCMTDWRETNLQSSRYWPRQGFLPVSYRVSRLIDSRIASVKE, translated from the coding sequence ATGTATTTCATACCATTTACTGATGAGTTAGTCTCAGAGGCTGGGCAACTATTGTCCAAGCGTCATAGACAAGATCGAGAAATCCTTTCGGTACTACCAAGTGAATGTGAAGATGAAAATTATGCAACGCATGCTGTTAAAACGATATGGTCAAAACCAAACAGTAGCGGAGTCGCAGCAATTGAAGATGGTAAAGTAATCGGGTACCTAATTGGACAAAAGATTGAAAATCCTCTTCGGGATCGACATGTCTGGATGAATTTGGAGGGTCACGCAATCTCTCGCAATACCACCTTTGAATTATATAGAGATCTTTATTCAGAGGCTTCTCAACGATGGGTAGATGAGGGGTATTTCAGTCATTTTGCGCTAATCCCAGCCAGTCAACCGGAATTACTTCATTCTTGGTTCCGTTTAGGATTTGGCTTTGAACAAACACATGCATTACTCTCATTACTTGATCGGGAATCTCCCCTTCCCTTGAGCATTCCAGAGGTTGAAATTCGCTTGGCATCCCCAGAAGACCGTAGTTTGGTAGAGGATATTGCAAACATTATTAGAACTCATCAAAATAAGGCACCTGTTTTTAGTTATTCTTTACGTGATGACCCTCAGGAATTACGTAAAGGCTATGCAGGTCTCCTTGATGATCATGATGTCGCTTTCTGGATCGCCTTAAAAGATGGAAAAATTGTTTCTTTCCAAGGATACTTCCCGTTAGATAAAAGTGATCATAATTTGAATGTGCCGGATCGTTGTGTTGAATTAGGGGTTGCTGGTACTCTAGCTCAATATCGCGGGCAAGGTATCAATTATGCACTTACACTACATGGACTTGCCCATGCGAAGAAAAAAGGATTTGTCTCCTGCATGACAGATTGGAGAGAAACGAATTTACAATCTTCACGTTATTGGCCTCGTCAAGGCTTCCTTCCTGTTTCATACAGAGTTTCTCGCCTTATTGATAGCAGAATAGCCTCGGTGAAAGAGTAG
- a CDS encoding substrate-binding domain-containing protein: protein MNKELVGKIFGCIVLGAIITVIGVVAMVMTALNAQGRVYSLLVAVTTVVFIIYIIGQIFAPQKSRLWNRALFVYFLFCTLPVAGYEISSYYHNSIPMVSEAEVDLEQYKPFGTDPKIQKLDQPATLSLQSDLPKIDGATALYPLYASFVQAVYPEKDYDLADSEVMVSKTPTAYENLLDGKVDVIFAAAPSEEQLLAAKEKGVELKLTPIGREAFVFFVHAENPVQGLTTQQIQGIYTGDIISWEEVGGGFEIIRAFQRPENSGSQTMLQKIMGDKELMTAPQEDVVTGMGGIIEQTANYKNYSNAIGYSFLFYATEMVRNGNIRLLAIDGVTPNKETIKNRAYPFAAEFYAVTAGTDNPNAEKLIEWILSPQGQELVEKTGYIPVK, encoded by the coding sequence ATGAACAAAGAATTGGTAGGGAAAATCTTTGGGTGTATCGTTTTGGGTGCGATCATCACGGTAATCGGAGTCGTCGCGATGGTCATGACTGCCTTGAACGCACAGGGAAGAGTTTATTCCCTCCTTGTCGCTGTCACGACGGTCGTTTTTATCATCTACATCATCGGACAAATTTTCGCTCCGCAAAAGAGTCGGTTATGGAACCGAGCCCTCTTTGTCTATTTTCTCTTTTGTACGCTGCCGGTTGCGGGATATGAGATCAGTAGCTATTACCATAACAGCATTCCGATGGTCAGTGAGGCCGAGGTCGATCTGGAACAATATAAACCGTTTGGTACAGATCCCAAAATTCAAAAGCTTGATCAACCAGCGACACTGTCGTTACAGTCTGATTTGCCCAAAATAGATGGGGCGACCGCCTTGTATCCGCTTTACGCTTCCTTTGTGCAGGCTGTTTATCCCGAGAAAGATTACGACCTTGCCGACAGCGAAGTCATGGTAAGCAAGACGCCAACAGCGTACGAAAACTTACTGGATGGCAAAGTCGATGTCATCTTTGCGGCAGCTCCTTCCGAGGAGCAGCTCCTAGCAGCAAAAGAAAAGGGCGTAGAGCTCAAGCTGACACCAATCGGAAGGGAAGCCTTTGTCTTTTTTGTCCATGCAGAGAATCCTGTTCAGGGACTTACTACCCAGCAAATTCAGGGCATCTATACCGGAGACATCATCTCCTGGGAGGAAGTCGGCGGCGGGTTTGAAATTATTCGCGCCTTTCAGCGTCCAGAAAATAGCGGGAGTCAGACGATGTTGCAGAAGATCATGGGGGATAAAGAGCTTATGACCGCGCCGCAAGAAGACGTGGTAACAGGAATGGGTGGAATCATCGAGCAAACAGCCAACTACAAAAATTATTCGAATGCTATCGGTTACTCGTTCTTGTTTTATGCTACGGAAATGGTGCGAAACGGTAACATTCGTCTACTCGCAATTGATGGGGTTACGCCTAATAAGGAAACGATAAAAAACAGAGCGTATCCGTTTGCGGCCGAGTTTTACGCAGTGACAGCTGGGACGGACAATCCGAATGCAGAGAAACTGATCGAATGGATTTTGTCTCCGCAGGGACAAGAGCTGGTGGAGAAAACGGGCTATATTCCGGTGAAATAA